A DNA window from Daucus carota subsp. sativus chromosome 3, DH1 v3.0, whole genome shotgun sequence contains the following coding sequences:
- the LOC108210948 gene encoding vesicle-associated protein 1-2 yields MDSINNSSSTTQFQSTHPEELVTIDPLELKFPLELKKQTTCSFQLSNKSDNHVAFKVKTTNPKKYSVRPNNGIVLPRSQSNVTVTMQALRESPPDMQCNDKFLVQCVAAPPGATVKDITPDMFNKEAGNHVEESKLRVSYVHPRRPPSPVREESEEETSENMNVVSKGSSENQITSSKANDLISTLTKEKQSIIQENKRLQAELELLKRSPRKNSSGGLSIYYVLLIALLSILLGYYMRSS; encoded by the exons ATGGATTCAATTAACAACTCCTCATCCACCACACAATTTCAATCCACACATCCCGAGGAGCTTGTCACCATCGATCCTCTCGAGCTCAAATTCCCAC TTGAGTTGAAGAAGCAGACCACTTGCTCATTTCAGTTGTCTAATAAGAGTGACAATCATGTTGCTTTTAAG GTTAAGACAACTAATCCAAAGAAGTACTCTGTACGGCCTAACAATGGTATTGTGTTACCTCGCTCACAAAGCAATGTAACAG TCACAATGCAAGCTCTGAGAGAATCACCCCCAGACATGCAATGCAATGACAAGTTTCTTGTCCAATGTGTTGCAGCACCCCCTGGTGCTACTGTTAAAGATATTACCCCAGATATG TTTAATAAAGAGGCGGGAAATCATGTTGAGGAGAGCAAATTAAGAGTTTCTTATGTTCATCCCCGTAGACCACCATCGCCTGTGCGAGAAGAGTCGGAGGAGGAGACAtctgaaaatatgaatgtt GTTTCTAAAGGATCTTCTGAGAACCAAATAACTTCTTCCAAG GCTAATGATCTTATATCAACACTCACCAAGGAGAAACAGTCGATTATTCAAGAGAATAAAAGGCTACAAGCAGAACTG GAACTTCTGAAGAGAAGTCCAAGAAAAAACAGCAGCGGAGGACTCTCAATCTACTACGTCTTGCTTATTGCTCTACTCAGCATTCTGCTAGGATATTACATGAGGAGCTCATGA
- the LOC108212163 gene encoding F-box/FBD/LRR-repeat protein At1g13570, whose protein sequence is MVDSSIRKMDCIEKDMISELSCPLQETILGFLPIRDAVRSSALSRKWRHKWTMIPHLIFDDQFFDSKRKNLRQYQDKKLRAHGFVSVINKVLLLHQGPILEFSLTNLEGCDTKIVHDYISQWLPLLSRNGIKKFNLKNCHFDNIAAYGFSSLDLTQLRLDGVLFSTSPSFRSFTCLRSLELVDCINNKPSIFVCPVLGELVLIYCEGLLPNNFRAPNLKRLKQAICKLPLEYSLAGLPNLKEFSCTALTIPMINAKAFSGVNFLDSLHTIEKLSLKFTFVKAMEINDAVEGNLRNYLAKKFVDCTFEHLEIVTCTWLRGLRDELELVKFLLANSPLLKKMFIHHCVTVRTDVALNIAEEMLQYARASSEAQIRFLKDDLNIEYF, encoded by the exons ATGGTGGACTCTAGTATCAGAAAGATGGATTGTATTGAGAAAGATATGATTAGTGAACTGTCTTGTCCCTTACAAGAAACTATCCTGGGGTTTTTGCCGATACGAGATGCTGTGAGAAGTAGTGCCTTGTCAAGAAAATGGAGGCATAAATGGACTATGATTCCGCACCTAATCTTTGATGACCAGTTCTTTGATAGCAAGAGGAAGAACTTAAGGCAGTATCAGGATAAAAAACTAAGGGCGCATGGATTTGTTAGTGTGATTAATAAAGTTCTTCTACTCCACCAGGGTCCCATTCTTGAATTTTCTTTGACTAATCTTGAAGGCTGTGATACTAAAATAGTACATGATTACATATCTCAGTGGCTGCCATTATTGTCAAGGAATGGAATCAAGAAGTTTAATTTGAAGAACTGTCACTTTGATAATATTGCAGCATATGGTTTCTCTTCTTTAGACCTGACCCAATTGAGGCTTGATGGAGTTCTATTTTCCACTTCACCTTCATTTCGAAGTTTTACTTGTCTGAGGAGCCTTGAGCTAGTCGATTGCATAAACAACAAACCAAGTATATTTGTTTGCCCTGTGCTTGGGGAGTTGGTCTTGATATACTGTGAAGGACTCCTCCCGAACAACTTTCGTGCTCCTAATCTCAAACGCCTAAAGCAAGCAATTTGCAAATTACCTTTGGAATATTCTTTAGCTGGGTTACCAAACCTTAAAGAATTTTCCTGCACTGCACTTACAATTCCAATGATAAATGCAAAAGCATTTAGCGGGGTCAACTTTCTTGACAGTTTACATACAATTGAAAAGCTCTCtttaaaatttacttttgtCAAG GCTATGGAAATAAATGATGCCGTTGAAGGGAATCTCAGGAATTATTTGGCAAAAAAATTTGTAGATTGCACCTTTGAACATCTAGAAATTGTGACCTGTACTTGGCTCAGAGGTCTTAGGGATGAGTTGGAGCTAGTCAAATTTCTACTTGCCAACTCCCCGTTATTGAAAAAGATGTTCATCCATCATTGTGTAACGGTAAGAACGGATGTAGCATTAAACATTGCAGAAGAGATGTTACAATATGCCAGAGCTTCATCAGAAGCACAGATCAGGTTTTTGAAAGACGATCttaatattgaatatttttaa
- the LOC108211078 gene encoding cell number regulator 6 isoform X1: MMADGGNPSRYVKLTKEQAAPTEDIRPGELNQPIDVHQLNVKKCNECGQPLPESFQFPADEPWSTGIFGCTQDTDSCWTGLFCPCVLFGRNFEALKEEVPWTGPCICHAIFIEGGIALAAATAVFHGIDPRTSFLICEGLLFSWWMCGIYTGLVRQQLQKKYHLKNSPCDPCLVHCCMHWCALCQEHREMKARLSDDVVMPMTIVNPPPVQEMKSDAENRDVPPHSGNDVPPSGNDVEQQTNLEMVAL; the protein is encoded by the exons ATG ATGGCGGACGGAGGAAATCCATCGCGATACGTGAAATTGACGAAAGAGCAAGCTGCTCCTACCGAAGACATTCGCCCCGGGGAGCTTAATCAGCCTATTGATGTTCATCAG CTGAATGTTAAGAAGTGCAACGAGTGTGGTCAGCCTTTACCAGAAAGCTTTCAATTTCCTGCAGATGAGCCCTGGTCAACCGGTATTTTTGGTTGTACTCAAGATACAGACAGCT GCTGGACAGGGCTCTTTTGCCCATGTGTCCTGTTTGGGCGTAATTTTGAAGCCTTGAAGGAAGAGGTGCCTTGGACTGGCCCATGCATCTGTCATGCTATTTTCATTGAGGGTGGCATTGCACTTGCTGCAGCAACAGCAGTGTTCCATGGTATTGATCCAAGGACATCATTCCTTATTTGTGAGGGTTTGCTGTTTAGTTGGTGGATGTGTGGCATATATACTGGTCTTGTACGACAACAACTTCAGAAAAAATATCATCTCAAG AACTCGCCATGTGATCCATGCCTGGTGCATTGCTGCATGCACTGGTGTGCATTGTGCCAAGAGCACCGGGAAATGAAGGCACGTTTGTCAGACGATGTTGTAATGCCAATGACTATTGTTAACCCACCTCCTGTCCAGGAGATGAAGTCGGATGCTGAGAATAGAGACGTGCCACCACACTCTGGAAATGATGTGCCACCCTCTGGAAATGACGTTGAGCAGCAAACCAACCTAGAGATGGTTGCATTATAG
- the LOC108211078 gene encoding cell number regulator 6 isoform X2, which yields MADGGNPSRYVKLTKEQAAPTEDIRPGELNQPIDVHQLNVKKCNECGQPLPESFQFPADEPWSTGIFGCTQDTDSCWTGLFCPCVLFGRNFEALKEEVPWTGPCICHAIFIEGGIALAAATAVFHGIDPRTSFLICEGLLFSWWMCGIYTGLVRQQLQKKYHLKNSPCDPCLVHCCMHWCALCQEHREMKARLSDDVVMPMTIVNPPPVQEMKSDAENRDVPPHSGNDVPPSGNDVEQQTNLEMVAL from the exons ATGGCGGACGGAGGAAATCCATCGCGATACGTGAAATTGACGAAAGAGCAAGCTGCTCCTACCGAAGACATTCGCCCCGGGGAGCTTAATCAGCCTATTGATGTTCATCAG CTGAATGTTAAGAAGTGCAACGAGTGTGGTCAGCCTTTACCAGAAAGCTTTCAATTTCCTGCAGATGAGCCCTGGTCAACCGGTATTTTTGGTTGTACTCAAGATACAGACAGCT GCTGGACAGGGCTCTTTTGCCCATGTGTCCTGTTTGGGCGTAATTTTGAAGCCTTGAAGGAAGAGGTGCCTTGGACTGGCCCATGCATCTGTCATGCTATTTTCATTGAGGGTGGCATTGCACTTGCTGCAGCAACAGCAGTGTTCCATGGTATTGATCCAAGGACATCATTCCTTATTTGTGAGGGTTTGCTGTTTAGTTGGTGGATGTGTGGCATATATACTGGTCTTGTACGACAACAACTTCAGAAAAAATATCATCTCAAG AACTCGCCATGTGATCCATGCCTGGTGCATTGCTGCATGCACTGGTGTGCATTGTGCCAAGAGCACCGGGAAATGAAGGCACGTTTGTCAGACGATGTTGTAATGCCAATGACTATTGTTAACCCACCTCCTGTCCAGGAGATGAAGTCGGATGCTGAGAATAGAGACGTGCCACCACACTCTGGAAATGATGTGCCACCCTCTGGAAATGACGTTGAGCAGCAAACCAACCTAGAGATGGTTGCATTATAG
- the LOC108212164 gene encoding probable aquaporin TIP5-1: protein MDSLRSRLEHSVTRNALRSYLAEFLSTFFFVFAAVGSSMSSKKLMGNAASEPSGLVGTAIATAFSLAVAVYVSSSVSGGHVNPAVTFGMAIGGHVSISVAFFCWISQILGSVMACLLLKVTTVGQHVPMQGMIPDEMTGFGASILEGMMTFALVYTFYAAADPRRGPMTVIGPLAIGFIAGANVLASGPFTGGSMNPAYSFGAALIGGSFKNQAVYWVGPLVGAAVAALLYDNVVFPQGSDSLRSIGDGIGA from the exons ATGGACTCTCTAAGAAGCCGTTTGGAGCATTCAGTCACTCGCAATGCTCTTCGATCATACCTTGCAGAGTTCTTGTCTACTTTCTTCTTTGTTTTTGCCGCTGTTGGATCCTCAATGTCTTCTA AGAAGTTGATGGGAAATGCTGCATCAGAACCTAGTGGTTTGGTTGGCACCGCGATTGCAACGGCTTTCTCCTTGGCGGTTGCTGTTTATGTTTCATCCAGTGTTTCTGGTGGACATGTTAATCCGGCTGTGACTTTTGGAATGGCGATTGGAGGCCATGTTAGTATTTCAGTGGCATTCTTCTGCTGGATTTCTCAAATACTTGGCTCTGTCATGGCTTGCTTGCTTCTGAAAGTTACAACAGTAGGACAG CATGTTCCTATGCAGGGAATGATACCTGATGAAATGACTGGATTTGGAGCATCAATCTTGGAGGGCATGATGACATTTGCATTGGTGTACACATTTTATGCAGCCGCTGATCCAAGGCGGGGTCCCATGACGGTCATTGGACCTTTAGCCATCGGATTTATAGCAGGAGCCAACGTATTGGCATCTGGTCCGTTCACTGGTGGATCCATGAATCCGGCTTACTCATTTGGGGCTGCATTGATTGGTGGAAGTTTCAAGAATCAAGCAGTTTACTGGGTCGGTCCCCTGGTTGGTGCAGCCGTCGCAGCACTGCTGTATGACAATGTAGTGTTTCCTCAGGGGAGTGATTCTTTGAGGAGCATTGGTGATGGAATTGGTGCCTAA